From Pangasianodon hypophthalmus isolate fPanHyp1 chromosome 10, fPanHyp1.pri, whole genome shotgun sequence:
AGGACGAGGACGACTGGAAGTCCAGGTGGGTCGTGTTATTGTGACAGAGCTTTTCTATCAAATGGGACGCGGTGGAAGGACCatcatacacattcacataatCACAGTTGCAGCAGCGCTccagactacacacacacacacacacacacacacacggatatagatatagacagataaataaataaatagagatcTAGGTGGATTtagaaattaaaacaaatgagtAAATTCCTGCCTACAATTGACACAAATCTTAAAAaggtaaactaaaaaaaaccttttcacccttagtgaaataaataacacatcaAAGTCATCAGCagaatgtgttttattgctgATATACCCCACTTTTTCATTAAGTgaagtaaataatgaaaaaaaaatatgattattgtaaaatattttaatatttatagtattattttaacaaatatttaaaacatggcattaaactaataaattatcaaatggaaagaaaaataagagtAAGCGTAAATAGATTTAATTATTCAGATCATTGCATTCATGTGATAAAATGGTGTTAAAGTTCACTTATTAActacaaataatgttaaatattgtaatgtgtgtgtgtgtttgtatatatatatatatatatatataaaggaaaacattgttttttattaaaaatgtatttatgaattattatttattgtgatAATTCAGATGTTATTTGAATAAGTAGCAGATATAAATAGTGAAAGTAAAATTTGGGAAATGGACTGACTCAAAGTCGTGGAACGAGAGGAAGATGGTCTGTCCTGGCGGAGCCgagagctgccacacacactgcGCGTTGTCATGGTAATAACTGGGGTAATAAGGGCTGGAGATGGAGCCTGAGCCGTAAAGTCTCCCCCCACAGGCTgcagagtgtatacacacacacacacacacacacacacacacacacacacacacgttattattcagtgtaaaattaaacattgaTCTGCAAATCGTTCCAAACCATAAtcgtaataataaaaataaaaacaccaacatgaaATACGTAATAAAGCATATTTTATctaatataaaaacacatataaGTACGCTTATCATTAAAACATCCAATAagtataacaaatataataattattctaCAGTTCCctacaatgaaaaataaatctaaaagatGTAATAAAAAAGTCTGTAATGTAAATATGAGTTTTAAACACAAGGTACAATgtttgtatctatctatctatgtattatatttttatttttattatttttaaattgaaattgtCAGCCACATGCTGACCCAAGCTAAGGTAAAGAGCTCACCTGGTACAGGAGCTGATGTCGTGTAGTAACAGTAatctgaaaaattaaataaatacaattacaaacacatttcacaCCCCAAACTCCAACATGCCtactcagacagacagacagaaagatcgagagacagacacacaggcagacagacagactattTAAAAGTATAATATGATAAAATTGTCATGTTAGTTACCGTAATAATCATGACAGCATCTTCCATATTGTTCACATGAACTCTCACAGGAGCATCTGCTGTTGCTAAAGCCACATTGATCCTTACACATTGGAgcatctttacacacacacacacacacacacacatacagagtcaAATAATAAAGCTATATCGAAATATCATATGACTTCAAATATGGACATGTGGGCGTGTCATTGTGACTACAGTACGATATGATAGCAGCTCTGACTGGGCGTGTCGTTTAGTCCATAAGGGGTGATGTGGGCGTGTCTTATAGGCTGTAGGACTTAAAGTGGGTGTGTCACTCATGACATTTAAACATGAGCCTCATCAAtgtctcttcactccactgatctctgatcactgattcattcactcacttctgtTCTTTCAGATCAATTTCTTGTTATtatgtcatttaaaaatgtttaaactgtATGTGCTATCGTCTGTATTTAGCTAGCGTGTCTTTAGTCAGACTCTTAAACTCCTTACACAAAATGATCTCTGTGGATAGAcaccaaggcaaggttagaaaggATCCTAAATAAAATAGTTCCACGTCATTTTATTAAAGTACATTACTGGCAGGAAAACTCAACCTGGCTTGAATTTATATGTGTCACAGACATTCCTTACAGCATGTAGCAATGAAATTAGCAGGTTAATATGTGCTTATTGGATACGTAGATTAGTTctgctcacacaaacacaaacagaaattaaattaaaataagctGAACAAATCCGTACATTTGAAAGTCCATTCAGCCCGAAAACCTCGTCGAGTCACACTGCTGTCAGTGGAGAAAAGGACGGTCATGTAGCTGTTGCTGGAGTTGAATTGGGTCTGATTTCCAGTCACAGAACCCAAAAGTGTATACTGAGTATTCGGACCATCGTACACGTAGATATGGTCACAGCATGACTCCAAACTGaagaaaagcaaaagagaaaaaaatcaactcagCACACTGTAATGAAACTAGCACAACAGACTGACCACAAACAAATATTCTTAAATTGTAAAGATCTAAACAAAGACAGGACATTTATAAGCAGGTGAAAATCAGAAGTGTGATTTCTTACTCGACAGACGTGAAGGTTAACGAAACCACCTGCAGTTCTCCACCCAGCAGGGTCCATGTGCAGCGTGCATTATTGGGATAATTATAGGGATAATTGGGGCTGAAAAATTCCCCTTGTGACTGAATCAGATTTCCACCACATGGAGCTACATCAGAAAAACATCACAGTTTAAAACAATATCAGTAAGTAAATAGTCAGCAAGTTACTAACACACTACtcaattttattaaactttcattttcactctcatcttgtgaacaaaataaaatgatcgCCTTCCATCTGTGATGGAAACAAAAGGACCCTTATAAGATTGCCTTACGCTGCCTTCTACAAAGCACAAGAGTAGAGCTGATATCAGTGTCTGTATGTTAAAtcagtaaggaataatacactccATGTCATGGtgttaaaacagtaaaatactgagtgccagggtgattattttcttataacagcattgcctgaagtgttttattcctttcatagcacagcaatttgtcaaattattaaaaaaatgtatttattaaagaaagatagGCAATAATTTgtatatgtttaatgtttgtggAAACAAGTTCTTGTATAGAACCCATAAacatttgttccctcaccaacctcgcttttctctctcttgaagttaaaaacaaaataagatttaaaaaataagaaaataagaaaaacctCAGTttgtcgtgttaccgagaaactgcaaagcttaaactcctctgtcctgaagacgttggAAAACTTTAATTTACAGCtatacctctgactgttacaaagcgctgacactggacactccttccataaatgttacataaacatctccttatcaatgattttttaaaatctgtttatgtgttaagtacctgtgtatgagctgttgttatagaaacgataacctattagaacgagtgcattgatataaacctgtgatttgctgccagtagtagtattattgctgttatagaaaattaatcaacaccttctgaccaatcagaatccagaactcaacagtaCTGTAGTATATTATGTGTGTACTGTTTACTGTGTTAAGTAAAGCAGTTATTAATTATGGAGTGCATCTGATGATACTTTCTCACTGAACATTtggacatttttacaaaaatgaacaaacttcAAATCAGTTAATCATTTTTCTCTGTCATAAATTATTATCAATACATCaatattgattaattaaaaatgcacCTGCTGTTGTTCCCCATATATCCTCTGTGGTCCAGCCATAATCTGTGTAAAGAGAGTCAATATAAAATACAGCCTCAACTTAAAATCACTGAACTGTAAACAGAGAACTGAACAGTTTACAGAGGACATGTACCTGGTGTTGTGGGAGAACAATAAcctatgagagagacagaaagaaaaacaaataagaacatgttatgtttttatatgtgtgtaatatacatatactgaacttaataattatgtatatatatattttctttttttctcacgtTGATAATCGTTGCAGCAGTTTCCGTAGTACTGACAGGAGCTGGTGCAGGAACAGACAGCACCACTATAACCACAACGATCCCTGCAGCTAATATaatctaaaaacaaattaaacaaattaaacaaaaaaaaagtaatagatGAACTTAAAATCAATGAATTcctttaatattaatgtgattGCTTATTTATCAGTACATCAATATTCAATACTAAAACATTACCTGCTGTCACTGAGGATTCTGCCAACGTGGGTGTTTAaacagagtgagaaaatattcagTTAGAGACGTTTAAGTAAATACAAAACTAAAGATTGGAGGAAGCtctaaaatggagaaaaagatcCAAATAGAGAGAAAACCAGAGGAGACAgagcagttttatttaaaatagagAGAAACTGATTAAAGAGAAATGATCAGAGTTTAATTTTTACCTGTTGTTCTGGGGAAACAATAATCtatatggaaaataataaaatgttaacattaaaaattgtgttaaaCATCACATTTCTGCAAGTCTGTATTTTTCTATACACTACTACTGATTTCACACTGTCACTAGCTGTTTCTGTATGTTTATAACTGTGCTTTCTATGAACAagggaaagaatgaaaaaagaaatacaaaagagAAGTGAAATCAGTAAAATTGTACTgcttaaaaacatttcataataaataggaatgtttgtttaaaactaaaaatacacatatagCTTACAttaaccagatttttttttttaacttctatTTTGTTCTTACCGTAATAATCATTGCAGCAGTTTCCGTAGTACTGACAGGAGCTGGTGCAGGAACAGACAGCACCACTATACCCACAACGATCCCTGCAGCTAAtataaactaaaaaacaaattaaacaaattaaacaaaaaaaatgtagtagATGAACTTAAAATCAATGAATTcctttaatattaatgtgattGCTTATTTATCAGTACATCAATATTCAATACTAAAACATTACCTGTTGTCAGTGAGGATTCTGCCAACGTGGGTGTTTAaacagagtgagaaaatattcagTTAGAGACGTTTAAGTAAATACAAAACTAAAGATTGGAGGAAGCtctaaaatggagaaaaagatcCAAATAGAGAGAAAACCAGAGGAGACAgagcagttttatttaaaatagagAGAAACTGATTAAAGAGAAATGATCAGAGTTTAATTTTTACCTGTTGTTGTGGGGAAACAATAATCTATATggaacataataaaatgttaacattaaaaattgtgttaaaCATCACATTTCTGCAAGTCTGTATATTTCTAAACACTACTACTGATTTCACACTGTCACTAGCTGTTTCTATATGTTTATAACTGTGCTTTCTATGAACAAGGgaaggaatgaaaaaagaaatacaaaagagAAGTGAAATCAGTAAAATTGTACTGCTTAAAAACATTTGATAATAAATAGgaatgtttgtttaaaactaaaaatacacatatagCTTACATTAaccagatttcttttttttttacatctattTTGTTCTCACCGTAATAATCATGACAGCAGTTTCCGTAGTACTGACAGGAGCTGGTGCAGGAACACACACCGAGATTGTAGCCGCAGTTATACCGGCAGGAATAATGACCTACAACAGACAATAAGTAATAATTATAGCTATTAAAATTAGTACAGTTAAATGATATTGAAGTGAAAAGGCAcagtaaacagtttaaaaactattaataatacAACTACTAATAAAATGGCACTATTATactacattaattaaaaatatttcttagatgataaattatatgtttatactgaGAATACGTcaccacccaaaaaaaaaaaccacaaaccttaggtgccaatactttattcatccccaaagttgatttttttctataacagcatgtcttgaagtgtttAACTCTCCTTATAcaacagcaacttgccaacgattccatttttttatttattaaagaacaacttgtcataccttttatccattcatagttacatttaatggtatTACAttcaaaaattacaaaaattcaGCAGCCTGAATTTTTAGCCCTTATAATGGAGTCACTGGtcaaaaaaagtgtttctttatatatatatatatatatatatatatatatatatatatatatatatatatatatatatatatatgtatatatatatatatatatatatatatattagtgtttATTCTAACTGTAACCTGTGTTTCAGGACAGTGTACACACCATTGCCGTGTTATTTTAGCTTAACAATGCTAAGCTGGGCGCAGCTCCATCAGCATCTTGTACAAAGTGAATTTTGGTGATTCTCTtctatatttaacatttacacaccTGTTGTTATGTCCAGTGTGGTTGTGGTTGCAGctatttaaaaagacaaaataaaaacgAAATATTAGGTAAAGTGAAAACATGATGTATAGTTATGAAGTAAAAAGatagaaaaatatacagaaagagaaacgagagaagagaaaaaattcaatttaaacaTTCAGTTTATTTAGTAATAATGTGCAGCCCTCATCCAAACACacctacagtcaggtctggaagtatttgacgatgacagagtttttatgattttgcttttatacaccaccacaatggatttggaataaaacaatcaagatgtgattgaagtgtagactttcagctttagaGCTTCCACAAAAATACGGCATTTaccagccattttaagcaaagtacctccattttcaggggctcaaaggtatttagacaaagtgacataattgtaaatataaccataattttaatgcttggatgaaaatcctttgcagtcaatgactgcctgaagtctggagctcatgttctcaaaactcaaattctgagtttcctccttggatcgctttgccaggccttcacctCAGCCACCttctgttgctgcttgtttgtggatctttctgccttcagtcttgtcttcagtaagtgaaaagcagctctactgggttgagatcaggtgactgacttggccattgaagaatattccatttctttgccttcaaaaagtcttgagttgctcttgcagtatgtttaaggtcattatccacctgcactgtgaagcagtgtcctatcagttttgtagcatttggctgaatgtgagcagagagtatagccctatacacctcagaattcatcttgctacttctgtcagcagtcacatcatctataaacaccagtgagcccattccattggcagccatacatgcccatgccataacactgcctccaccatgtttgacacatgatgtggtatactttggatcatgagctgttcctttctttcaccatacttttctcttcccatcattctggtacaatttttagatgttttctggtaaagtctaatctggctttcctgttcttgaatgttaccagtggtttgcaccttgttgtaaaccctctgtatttacattcatgaaggcgtctcttgattgtagattttgacaatgatacgtctaccttctccagagtattcttgacttctgttgatgatgtgaaggggtttttcttcaccaaggaaaggattctgcgatcatccactttagttgtcttccgtggtcttccaggcctttcgatgttgttgagctcaccagtgctttctttctttttaagaatgtacccaactgatttggccacacctaaggttattgccatctctcttatagatttctgttgttttttcagcctaatgatggcctccttcacttgcattgagatctccttggactttgtccaaatacctttgagcccctgaaaatggaggtactttgttgaaaatggctgcaattcctaaatggtaaatgccatatttttgtggaagctcttaaaataaagctgaaagtctacactttgatcaaatctcgattgttttatttcaaatccactgtgggggtgtataaaggcaaaatcacaaaaactctgtcattgtccaaatacctccggacctgactgtatgctGTACGCATAAATACTGTGATGTGTATAGGtaaggtttgaaaaaaaaaatgtaaggtgAGCCCTAAACTCTAAAATGATATTGAATAGAAACAGGCTAACCCACAAGGCTAACATTaaagtaaagaagaaaaactattaACTTGATATATACTTATTAAAGCATAGGAAAATATTCcttaaattatacagtatatattattagGCAATTAGCTataaaattgccaaataaaGAGTAGATAACATTAGgctaataaaatacaatattgaaatattttacatggtTCTGTGGTTGTAAGCGCTGTATCTGATGTTTCATAACTACATAAGTGTTTaatcagataaaaataaaacagtaaaaataaactcACACGTTAATGtttatggataaaaaaaaaaaagaaatccgaGTTATTACGACATCTTAcatcacaatatttaaaatattttaaagaaagtataaaaaaataagaaaatattggttgaactgaaaatgtaaaaaatatatacagttatgtaaagtaaaaaaaatactcataaATACTATTCGAACATATTTAATACTGTGCAGTCATCATCCATACACacctggtggtggtggtgttgtttctgaaaaaagaaagcacatttttttaaataaatatttattatgagcATAAACATATATTgtacttaaaaataataagaaatagtGAATTAATTAATCCTGAAGTGAGGCTATAGCAGTTAATGATATGTTACATGTTTGCGTTAAATATGTGTTTGTTACCTGGAgtgtctgcaaaaaaaaaaaaaagaaagaaaaggaagaaagaaaaattaaaattgttttgcatcatcaacaacatatacgtcatttttttattggttaTAAAACCAATTTATAAGTACctgtaaatataaagaaagatCTAAAACTAAAGAACTGAACTGTACTTTGTAATTAACTCACCTGTGAAAACCCACTGTGCGACGAATCCCCCGCCATTACCGGTGTTATCGCTGGCGAAAACCACGGTGAGATTGTTCCCACTCGAGCTGAAAGACCTCTTCTGCGatccacacacacttcccaaTAATGGAGACGAAGCAGACGGACCATCATACACATGCACAGCATCGTACCTGCAGCCTGTACTCGCCTCGATACtgagaataacacacacacacacacacatagtgacTTAGCCCTGGGGCTGCAGCTCTTGCAGCCTACTGGGTAAACGCGACACAGTACAATGGGAGTGGGTTTCCATGGGATGCAGCAAAACATTTGCCAGCatgagtggtcagatatgaataTCATGGGACAAACAATGACCACTTCCATTAAAATTGACACAAACACTGCAGGACGTATTCCCAGAGGCCATACATTCATCCTTAGTTACTGCccggtcagggtcactgtggtttaaattacactattagtctgtttatattttggaaaatgtaaCCTGCTAAATAGAAAATATctcagacagatacacacataaataataacatCTCTAGTTgtgaccaattatgaactggagtgatgtagctgaggctgaggaactgtcagagccagaattcacacaccatgctgacacaGCTGACATTGCTAGGCATAGTTGTAggatttttatgtaattttatgtttaaatccaaatacagacaTGGATAGATGATgcattaaacagatacagatagtgccGTTGTATTACACCTCTGGTCTGTATGCAAAGTGGTTCAAGCTGACTGAATTGTAGAGAAGTGCTAGCAGAAAAAGGAGAGGTGTTCAACATGATCAGAAAGAAGAATAAATGAGTTACTCGACATATAGGAATCTCAGGACGATGAATTTCCTTTCCAGGCTCTGGATCCTCCATGTGCAGTGAGCGTAGTGTGGGTATCTGTTTGGGTACTGAGGGCTCGCAAATTCTCCTGCTCGTTCAGTGAAGTGTCCACTACACGAGCCCACTGGCCCTAACAATGCAGTAGTTATTTCTGCATCTGTTGTAGGTTCATAATCtgtttaaacagataaaataaaagttaatattacataatgtaccacagtgctgattggtttctgattggtcagaaggtattgattaattttctataacagtaactttgacagtagtgcagctgcaaatcacaggtttatattaatgcgctcgttctaacacgttatcgtttctatagtaacagctaattcacagggatttgtacagcagacgcttcacataaatggattaaaattgtgtgtactcattgatatggtgaagttttctgtaaggagacatttatttaacatttatggaagaagtctcctataacagcatgacatggagtaTTTATTCCTTATATGATTAAGCTGCTTcaaatatcataaataatatttatgatattagAGCtagttttacatttaaagaacaacattcagcatttattatttatttatttattattcaacatttattactgattcccttaaacaaaaatgtgtaatgCTCTAGCATGCAACTATTTAACAATTTATGCAAATCAAAGGTTTAGTGCTTTTCTAATTGCAGAAATTGACTTACCTGTTGTGAATCCGGAGCTGTGCCCCAGAAGAGTAGAGCTGAGTAAAAATATCACGAATCCAAACTCCATCTTGTCTCACCTGCAGAATTTTTGTCTTCACAGAGGTTTATATAGATGAAAAGGAGAAGTAAACCACTTCCTTATGACTCTCATCTCCTGGAATATGCTGTAAAAGAGATAAGTGTGGGAATGGAGCAGGTGCTGGGGTTTTGCATTACTTATTGATCTCACCTGTCTGTATTCCAGATATTTTGCTTAGCTGGGTTACGTCATACACAATGGCCTTGATATCCCATTTCACTGTGGTCTGTAGTACATGTAGTACAAAAGAGTGGTATGCTTGTAATTGTAAAATAACTTAAGgcttaaattttatatatatacatatataaactaTTTGTTtaagcaaaaacaaatatgtaaacactgacacacattaTTATAGACAAATACAATCTGATACAAACTGATATtgtgtataattatttatgacaCACATTATTATAGACAAAGACAAACTGATTCATTATATTGTGtataattatttacagtaaGTACAAAGAAAACATGCAGCACTGAAAATCAAAACCTTTACTGCATTGCTTTTACATTGCTTTATCTCTTTAGTGAAAAACAATccacagagattttttttaagaattaaactaatttttgcatttcatttcactttcatcactaTGTTCCACTCATGCTGTACTGAAATGCAATTACTGCCCAATCAGTGTTAATTTGactaaaaatatttatcattctgattcataaagtttttttttttcatttgttctttcaTATCATCACCTATATTTGTAGGTACAGCTTGTTTGGAATTAGTTTTGTCTATGTTGTTGTACCTGTTTTTCTTATAGATCAAAAATTCATAGCGTTAAATCCAAATCAGGGACATGGGCTGCAAATTAGCTAAAGCTAGAAGTCCTGTTTATAGTACAGCTTTTGCACTGACACTgataattaatcaaataataaatttaaaaacaaataaaaaaccacttattattattactactactattattatgattagtagtagtagtagtagtagtatagtaaCATCTTTGTAAAAGGTACACAAGCattacaacagaaaaaaaaatgtaaggaataaaatacattgcagtttattattttaatcatgccccaaagtgttttatttctcttataccacagaaatctgccaattcttattatttttattaattaaagaacaacaaacatgttagttcctgttctcacttacttaTAGCAGGCTTAAACACTaatccctcaccagcctctcttttttctctctcttgaagttaaaaagagaaaaaacacagattttttgCCTAGAAATCACAAAGAGTAAaccctgaagatgtcagaaagctTAAAgctacagttttacctctgacctttacaaagcgctgacactggagactccttcaagaaatgtttaataaacaactccttacagaaaacttcaccatatcaatgattacacactttttaaaataacatttatttggaGCTtatgctgtacaagtccc
This genomic window contains:
- the LOC113547740 gene encoding deleted in malignant brain tumors 1 protein isoform X3; translation: MCFLFSETTPPPPAATTTTLDITTGHYSCRYNCGYNLGVCSCTSSCQYYGNCCHDYYDYCFPRTTESSVTADYISCRDRCGYSGAVCSCTSSCQYYGNCCNDYQRYCSPTTPDYGWTTEDIWGTTAAPCGGNLIQSQGEFFSPNYPYNYPNNARCTWTLLGGELQVVSLTFTSVDLESCCDHIYVYDGPNTQYTLLGSVTGNQTQFNSSNSYMTVLFSTDSSVTRRGFRAEWTFKYAPMCKDQCGFSNSRCSCESSCEQYGRCCHDYYDYCYYTTSAPVPACGGRLYGSGSISSPYYPSYYHDNAQCVWQLSAPPGQTIFLSFHDFDLERCCNCDYVNVYDGPSTASHLIEKLCHNNTTHLDFQSSSSYMTVLFRSDYSGVGRGFKAYFSSSLNSNTGHVDCSSDWMNIAIRKSYLDSLGFNWYDLYLDDHRCRASADYYNVTFNFPLHSCSTRRKTENGRIIYTNNVRAAQSTSGEITRHDTHFLMRVNCVMERDSSVGTLYEAKEILNGTITGTGRFNTTMAFYPSSSFYYPITESPYRVDLNQQLYVQVQLTRAEPSLHLFIDSCVASPNHDFSIRTYDLIRNGCKRDSTVTIYRNGDRYFAQFSFRAFKFLRTHNQVFLRCDVIICADNDYNSRCRQGCRYRRKRSLSSDHHTAVVTLGPITQKDPEEAVAKTEDKE
- the LOC113547740 gene encoding deleted in malignant brain tumors 1 protein isoform X2, which encodes MCFLFSETTPPPPAATTTTLDITTGHYSCRYNCGYNLGVCSCTSSCQYYGNCCHDYYDYCFPTTTESSVTADYISCRDRCGYSGAVCSCTSSCQYYGNCCNDYQRYCSPTTPDYGWTTEDIWGTTAAPCGGNLIQSQGEFFSPNYPYNYPNNARCTWTLLGGELQVVSLTFTSVDLESCCDHIYVYDGPNTQYTLLGSVTGNQTQFNSSNSYMTVLFSTDSSVTRRGFRAEWTFKYAPMCKDQCGFSNSRCSCESSCEQYGRCCHDYYDYCYYTTSAPVPACGGRLYGSGSISSPYYPSYYHDNAQCVWQLSAPPGQTIFLSFHDFDLERCCNCDYVNVYDGPSTASHLIEKLCHNNTTHLDFQSSSSYMTVLFRSDYSGVGRGFKAYFSSSLNSNTGHVDCSSDWMNIAIRKSYLDSLGFNWYDLYLDDHRCRASADYYNVTFNFPLHSCSTRRKTENGRIIYTNNVRAAQSTSGEITRHDTHFLMRVNCVMERDSSVGTLYEAKEILNGTITGTGRFNTTMAFYPSSSFYYPITESPYRVDLNQQLYVQVQLTRAEPSLHLFIDSCVASPNHDFSIRTYDLIRNGCKRDSTVTIYRNGDRYFAQFSFRAFKFLRTHNQVFLRCDVIICADNDYNSRCRQGCRYRRKRSLSSDHHTAVVTLGPITQKDPEEAVAKTEDKE
- the LOC113547740 gene encoding deleted in malignant brain tumors 1 protein isoform X1 → MCFLFSETTPPPPAATTTTLDITTGHYSCRYNCGYNLGVCSCTSSCQYYGNCCHDYYDYCFPTTTESSLTTVYISCRDRCGYSGAVCSCTSSCQYYGNCCNDYYDYCFPRTTESSVTADYISCRDRCGYSGAVCSCTSSCQYYGNCCNDYQRYCSPTTPDYGWTTEDIWGTTAAPCGGNLIQSQGEFFSPNYPYNYPNNARCTWTLLGGELQVVSLTFTSVDLESCCDHIYVYDGPNTQYTLLGSVTGNQTQFNSSNSYMTVLFSTDSSVTRRGFRAEWTFKYAPMCKDQCGFSNSRCSCESSCEQYGRCCHDYYDYCYYTTSAPVPACGGRLYGSGSISSPYYPSYYHDNAQCVWQLSAPPGQTIFLSFHDFDLERCCNCDYVNVYDGPSTASHLIEKLCHNNTTHLDFQSSSSYMTVLFRSDYSGVGRGFKAYFSSSLNSNTGHVDCSSDWMNIAIRKSYLDSLGFNWYDLYLDDHRCRASADYYNVTFNFPLHSCSTRRKTENGRIIYTNNVRAAQSTSGEITRHDTHFLMRVNCVMERDSSVGTLYEAKEILNGTITGTGRFNTTMAFYPSSSFYYPITESPYRVDLNQQLYVQVQLTRAEPSLHLFIDSCVASPNHDFSIRTYDLIRNGCKRDSTVTIYRNGDRYFAQFSFRAFKFLRTHNQVFLRCDVIICADNDYNSRCRQGCRYRRKRSLSSDHHTAVVTLGPITQKDPEEAVAKTEDKE
- the LOC128319152 gene encoding CUB and zona pellucida-like domain-containing protein 1, translated to MEFGFVIFLLSSTLLGHSSGFTTDYEPTTDAEITTALLGPVGSCSGHFTERAGEFASPQYPNRYPHYAHCTWRIQSLERKFIVLRFLYVDIEASTGCRYDAVHVYDGPSASSPLLGSVCGSQKRSFSSSGNNLTVVFASDNTGNGGGFVAQWVFTGELITKYSSVL